The DNA segment CCATAACCGTCATCCGAAACAGACAGCAGAACATTCTCTCCCGTTTTTTGCAGAACTACGGATATGTGCCCGTTTTCTTTCCCATAGCGATAAGCATTGCTGATCAAATTCACAAGCAGACGGCGCAGCAGCTCTTCATTTCCCCAAACAATAATCCCCTTAGTAAGCCTATATTCCAGCTGGATTCCCTTCTCATGAAGCAGACATAAATCCTGGCATACCGTATCGCACAGCAGGCTGAAATCCAGCTCTTTCATCACAATACGATCCGTTCGCTGCTCCATACGCGTCATTGTCAGCATGTCATTGATCATGGCAGACATTTTTTGTCCCTGCCGTTTAATTACGTGCAATGCATCCTGATATGCCTGCTGATCCTGTTCCTCCTCCAGGGACAGCTCACATTGCGAAAGAATAACGCTAACCGGTGTTCGCAGCTCATGCGACATATCGCTGGTAAACTGCTTCTCTGCCTGAAAGGATTTCTCCAGACGGTCCATCATGCTGTTGAAGGTATCTGCCAGCTGATGCAGCTCATCCTGTCCCTTACCTAAATGGATTCGTTTTTTCAAATCCTGGCCCTGCTGAATCCCGGAGGCAGCCTGAATCATATGCTGAATCGGTCGCAGAAACCGCCCGGCCAGAAAATAACCGCCCGCAAGTGCCAGTAAAATTAAGGCGGGAATCAGCCACATGGATAAAATAACAATCGAATCCATCCACCGGGCTCCCTGATTACGGGATACTATCCCACGCAGCCACAAATCCTTTAAGCCCTCCCCCTTCAGTGAACGATCGTATATGTAATAGGTGCTGCCTTTATATGGAACAGAACGAATTTCATTGTCAGAAAAAGCGAGCTTACCGGTTGCCTGTGCAATCGGATTTTCACCATACAGCAATGTCGCATCCTCGTTGTACAGGGTTGTATAAATACCATTCATTTCATCAAGATAATCGTCATCAATTTCCAAATAACCATGTTGATATTGAATATAGACATCCTTATCTCCATCCGGATTGGCATCCGCCTTATCATGGTAATACTCCACCTCATCAATATTGTCACTCACCGTTTCCACCAGAGAATCCTTGATATTTTTTTGTACGACATTATCACTGATCATCAGTACACAGCCAAGAGTCAGACCTGCCAGAATAATCATTGCAAATGCAAACCATATGGTAATCTTTGTCCGGATACGCAGCCTGTTCATGAAGGCTCCTTCAACACGTAGCCGCTGCCTCTGACGGTATAAATCAATTTACAGGAAAAACCACCGTCCACCTTTTTACGCAAATAGCTGATATAAACATCTACCAGATTGGTACCGCCCTCATACTCATAGCTCCATATATGATTTTCAATTTTTTCCCTGGAAAGCACAATATTCTTATTCAGCAGCATATACTCCAGCAGAGCATATTCACGGGCAGACAGAAG comes from the Erysipelotrichaceae bacterium 66202529 genome and includes:
- a CDS encoding HAMP domain-containing protein encodes the protein MNRLRIRTKITIWFAFAMIILAGLTLGCVLMISDNVVQKNIKDSLVETVSDNIDEVEYYHDKADANPDGDKDVYIQYQHGYLEIDDDYLDEMNGIYTTLYNEDATLLYGENPIAQATGKLAFSDNEIRSVPYKGSTYYIYDRSLKGEGLKDLWLRGIVSRNQGARWMDSIVILSMWLIPALILLALAGGYFLAGRFLRPIQHMIQAASGIQQGQDLKKRIHLGKGQDELHQLADTFNSMMDRLEKSFQAEKQFTSDMSHELRTPVSVILSQCELSLEEEQDQQAYQDALHVIKRQGQKMSAMINDMLTMTRMEQRTDRIVMKELDFSLLCDTVCQDLCLLHEKGIQLEYRLTKGIIVWGNEELLRRLLVNLISNAYRYGKENGHISVVLQKTGENVLLSVSDDGYGIGKEHIDHIWQRFYQADTSHTHQGSGLGLAMVQEIAQLHGGWMEVESEEGEGSCFSLHLPLK